The genomic window TACCAATTGATGCAAGAAAGATCAAGATTAACGGATCCTAATCCAACTGCATTCACGACTAAGCTAAAACTATGCTTAACACTAATTAAAacttatgaaaggaaaacaacaaacaacTACTTCTTCAACCAAATGACAAAACTAAATGGAAGACAAAGAAAACTATGAAAGAGCTtccatttcatttctttcaacttcaaCCTCCGCAAAATGAACCatccctttatatagagaaagggatgagttgcggatctggatccatttacaAGTACTAACAACTAACTAGATTCAGTTACATAAAATATGGATCTAGTTTATAGATATTTACATTCAGAATCAGCACTAAGGTCCAAATAACCAAACAAAATCTAAACATAAGTAGGAACTCAAACAAACTGTTAAATCAAATTATATTCCAAAATAAGTTGGATCCGAATCTATCTATCTACTTCACGTTCTGCATCACATTTGCACCACACAGACGTCACAGTCTAAGTCAATTCCTAAGTAGCAAGAAATAGAAAAGGATGCAAGTTTTTGAACGTATATACAGCAAGCACATACACACAAAGTCACATTCAGACAAAATATTCACATGAATCccgcaaaagaaaaaaaaaatcatgccaaCGATGGTCAATATTATTGGATCAAAATGGCTGTGTTCAATTTGTTGGACTTCTTGAAAAATTAGTCCCTAGGTTACCTGAAGATATAATTAAAGCCTGTGCCGTGTAATTGAGATTCGCCTTTGCCCATGGAATGACACGAACACCAACCAGCTGCCAAACAATAAAATTGATTAACACGAAAAGACAAACTAACATGACAACGACTTAATGCTGGAAAAACACACCGACAGGCATAAATATTAATATGATGGGAACATAGAAGCACAATCATTTGGTTCttggaaattttgaagcaagGAACGACCTAAACTCCTTCGTAAACTTAGACAGAAAGTTTGAATGATATTTGATTAAAGCATTCGAGTTCAGGCTCCATTCAGCAAGCAAACGAGAAGcggaaaaggaagaggaaacaTCCTGTAGTATGCTTCAAAAATAAGATAACGCAGCATGTGCAGATGGACGACTTCATCCAGAAATTTGGAAGGTAGAAAATAGCATAGCCCCAGCTTGCCCCGTTGAGTCTAAAGGCACCCAAACTGTGTtcagaaaaaagcaaaacaaaaagataacTAGGTTTTTCGGACTGCCAATGAGCTCGTCTCACAATttcaggaaaacaaaaatgtggACAAACGATCCCAGAGGAGCCTATCGTCTATCGAAGAAGAAAATTGACCAAAGATAACATAAAAAGCAGCCTGCCCACTTCTCCAAACAAAGGGAAAGTCAACTACAGATcgagaaaaacaagaacaatcACCACAAAATCATCTCACTCGTCTATGAAAATGTTCTAAAAGAAACCctgaaaagcacaaaaaaaggCGACAATTACCGTTGGAACGGCGCTAGCCGCACCAGCAATCGCTGCTGCCTTCAGTCCTGCCCAAACCCCCTCTGCACAAACACCCAGGAACAAGAACTCCCgtaaaagtgaaaatttgtAGCATATACCATTGACAACAAAACcagcgcgagagagagagagtagtcaACTGAAGTACCCTCTGTGCATTGCTTAGTGTTGAAAGCCCTCTGTTGCTCAAAACTAAGTCGTGGTTTCTCAGCAGGAGATGGGATCAGCAAGGATTCTCTTCTAGCCCTCCAAGACTTGCTCAGTTCCGAGGGAATGCTACCCGTCATCTCTCCTCCAGCAGAtccccttctcctctctctctctctctctctctctctctctctccttgcgGGGCTTTGTTACATTTACAGAGTTTTATTACATGTCTATGAGATGGTCTTACAGTCAGACCCACATGGGCTTCATCCGCTAAGACAACTTGAATGACCATTATGTCCCCTTCATGTAGTAGTTCAAATCATCGACAATTTCCGCTACTTCCGGCGCCCAATCGTATTTATGCTTTCGTCCGTCAAGCGTCAACGTTTCTCCGACAACCCGTTCACACGCCTTTGGCCTTATCTAAACAGGATCTTTTCCTAGATATTCGGCTCagtagaaaacaaaagaaaaataaaaaaataaaaacaaaagaacatgaaaatgaaagatctCAATTCTCCAAATTATACGCATACGTATGACTGAATGATTCATAAagttgagataaaaaaaaaatttgacgtTGTTCTTATTAAATCTGGGGTTAAGGAGATCATTAAAAGGATCATTTGGGCCAAGGAAACGCTGGACAAGCCCATAAATCAAAGTTCTTATATTGAGTTGAGTTGTTATTTGTTGTTCTTCGGCAATTATGTTGAGCTGagttgtttatttgtttttatctGGCAATTGTGCAAGTGAGGACCAATCTGGGTGGGTGGAGAATGTTCAACGTGTTAAGTCCTCAATCAAAATAGTAGTTTGAGTTGACGATTAAACTTTACTAGTTTACTAGTTCAGGTCTCGGTCGTTTGGCCCAATATGTAGAGTcgtctattatatatatatatatatatatatatatatatatatatatatatatatatatatatatatctaaataaTAATCAATGCATATCATTCTTCCATGAGGAGGGCTTTCTCAAGCTCCTTACCTGCTTGCAATTCCGCAACAAAGTGCTCAGTGTGCCCCTGCTTCACTGGAGTGCCTCCCACCTCTTCGTCAACCTATTGACCTTATCATCCAGCTTGCCAAAGCGTGCATGCTTCCAAAGCATAAGATTATGCTTCACTTTATTGAGCTTACATAAAACTTGAATCATAGGGTAGCCTCTTTCCCTATAATTCCATGCCTCCCTGATGACTTCTCTCTGCTGTTGGCTCCAAAAATCCAAGGCTTAAAAAACCTGAATCTGTTCCTGCTGTGCTCTCTACTGCTTTTTTCCATCATGGGTAGGACCAAGGCTTTGTGATCTGAAGTGGCCTTGGCTATAGATGTCAGTTTCCAATCATACTGCAAAATGTGGATGCAAACTGTGTTGATAAAACACAAGTCTAATATCCGTTCTTCTCCGCTGCTTTTATTGGACCAGGTGTACTTACAGTCTACGTCTTCAATCTCCTTGAGACCACAATTACCTATAAAGCGATTAACACAAAAAGTGGGCTGCACATTGGGGGATGCCAGTTTGATTAAGCGGCAACGTAACAGCATTAAGATCTCCAATCACAATCATGGGACAGTGCTCCATAAGTATATGCCCCCTCAGAGCATCCAGACAAGTTCTTCTAAGAGCAACATCATTAGGAAGAAAGACTCCAAATACTCTAACCTGCGGTCCCCTGCAGCCAAATTAAAACTTAGCCATAAGCCACCATTCAGATTTTTGCCAACCACTGATAGACACCTTACTCAGGTCCCGGTAGCATACTACACATGAGCAAGTATGCTCACTGTCTTCATTGAGTTCCATTCCCATCAAACCAAATTTCTGCGCGGAGGCCTAAGTGAGTTATTTTTTGGGCTGAGCATCCAGCAAAAACATGATCCGaggcctttctttctttcctaaTGAGGGTCAGCCTTTCTTGGCCAGAAGGGTTTGTCTCCTCCTGGTTCTCCCCTGCGTCCATTAGCATTCCATGGCCTTGATTTTCCTTATATGTAACTCCCCCCTGCACTATCAGCATAGCCGGctgaattttcttcttcatctttctgcTCACTTCTTCccattctctctcctcttccctTTCCACCTTCTGCGTTTCTTtcaagggagcttgtcccttaCCATGGCTATCTCTCTGCAATACCATACTGCCCTTCGCCTTGCCTTGCCCCCCCATGTATGTGATTTCTGTTTCCAAATAAGGACTAGCCTCTCTTCGCTCACCCTCCCCGTTAAAATAATAACCAGAAGGAGATTGCAATTCAACCAAATCTATTACATCTTTAAGAGCAGAGAATGGATTTTTAGGGGAAGTAAAAGCAGTATCTGCATTAAACGGAGCTCCAGTTTGTCCTTGTCCTGTTGCAGACAATCCTAGAGGTCTCGCTTTCAAGGTTCTAGCAATTTGCATAAAAGTATAGTCATTCCAAAGGAGCGCTGGCAAATCAGGAGGCTGGATCCCTAGGCTCTGGATAACCCACGAGACTGGGTTTCTCCCTCACTTCGACCACGTCTGCCCGCCACCTGTTTTCTTCACTGAATACCGCCTGCTCCCCTCCACCGCATCAATCCCAATTCCATTCTCTCCATCACCCCCCACTCTCCCCTCCAGATCTTCGCTCTCCTCGTCCTCTACCATCCCCCTCCACCGAGATTGGGCCTCATTATAAGAAAAATACAAGGACTCCTCCTCCTAGAAtttcatattatataatataattacCTATTTtatgtactatatatatatatatatcaaccaaCCTACCTACCTGCCGGGAGTCCCCAATGGTAGGATTTGGGTATCATCGGAAACTCAAAAGCAGATTACGTTACGTTATACACAAGTCCTTTCAGAATCAGATCTTATAACATTCACAGTTCTTCCATACAAGCACAACCCCATTAAATagaaatatcatgatttttaaaGGTCAAAACCAGAACTCCCCTGACCAATTTGCCCAtcattgaaaaaattttggagTTATTCCATCTTCGTAAATGTTCTAAATGGGAGTAGAATTGGGCGTAAAAACTTCGTGTAAAACCCCAAACATAGCTGATGCCATGAACTATTGTCACGGGAAAATTAAATTCTTTAAATGAACAATCCTACAAAAAGGggtcacaatttttttattcttgctCCACTCTTCAGAAGTCACACAATATAATTGGGATTCCAAAAGTATTCCAACCTTTGTCACTTGCATCGTACTACTTCCAAATCTTCTAGGTATCTGCtgaaaatgcatgaaaacaATTCCAGTTTACCAGGTTGCTCGCAAGGAACCAGTGCTCCAATTTTAATATGATAAAGTCTCGCTGATATTCAAATTATGTAAGCCAGTCCTCTTTAGAACAGTATCACATCCTCATCACAATTTACACATTGGTTTCAGCCAACCGTTCAGAATACTGGCGAGGAACAAAAATAAAGATCAAGGCGCGTATGCTTGCCTGTCACTCATCAAAGAAATCAGCAGCCCGTTGCAGAAGATGCCGGTATACCATccgtcagaaaaaaaaaatgtgcagaAGGCAGCCACCAGAAATGAAATTCCGGAACTTCTTTTACACTCTTGCCCAAGATCCATCACCAACAGGTAGCCCCTTTGTCTCCTAAGATAACTTGTGCAGAATGGACAATGCACTATTCCTCGTTGGCAGATTCCAAATTATGCTCAACAGGCACGGTGGTCTTATCAATCTGAACAGCCTCAACCGTTGAGTTAGCTTTGGCAGTCCCGGCCAGATGTGGAACATCACTATCCGCTAAGTTTGCAGAGACAAGCTTGTTGGAATCAATGACCATATTTTCAATGCCAGCTTCTGCTGAAACAGTAGTCCCATTACCATGTTCATCTTGGTTAACTATAGACTGATCTAGTGAAGGATCAGATTTTGTATGATCCGTTACAACTGTCGCATCCTCCCTGCCAGGTATAACATCAGAAGTTAGTTCCACATCCATAGGAGTCACCGGTTTCGGAGCCAAGCTGGGGTTGATCTGTTCAGCAGAATCAGCATTCTGACTCACTTCAACCTGAGAAACTGCCAACATCTGTTCTGCAGAAGCTTGATCGTGTGATGTACCATTGGCAAATGCAGCTTCAACGACAGAAGCATCGGTAGATGAATTATCCAGAGAACTAGCCCTTTCTGGGTCTGTAGTGCCAGGAGTTCCATTAACCAAGCTATCTATTACTGCAGTTTGGTTGGAGTTTGGGGCCACATTTTCATTAAGAGCACCATCTGCAACCATAGTATCTTGTGAATTCGTGGAACTTAGAGCATTAGCTTCCAAACCATGCACAACCACAGCTTCTTCTTGGTCTGTATTCTCAGTTTGATCAGGACAGGAATTAGATTCATCAGCAGCACGTTTCTTTGCTTCAATCTCTTCTAACATTTGCAACTGCATCTTGTAGTCATCAAATGTCCTTCGCATTCTATCCAGCTTATTTACAAGCTTTCCGTATTTATTTTGAAGATGTCGCTCAAGGTCTTTCTGTATGTTTACTTCCTTTTGCAGACACTCGATTCTAGAAGATGCTGCCAGCTGCTCTTGCTTTTGCAAAGTACGGAAGCATTCAAGTTCTGTTCCAGCAGTGTCCATTTGCTTGAAAGCAGATTCAATCTGAGGCCACAAGTTACCAGCTCGCATCTGTTcaattaaatgagaaaacaGTAAGTAGCAGCTTTAAGGGCCAAAACAACGAACTGCTGAAAGTGGGAATCTTCAACATACAAGAAACAAACTTCATCAGCTCAAAGCCTCAAACAACAAATTCTAGATTGCTCATGGACAAGACAAAGCTAAAAGAGAAAACTTagacatattatatataacaatcagCATACTGTTCCCGCCATTTACTGCATCAAAGAACTAGGACAACCTGATATCCATCAGTCAagatcttgattttcttctcaagGCGCACGGCCTTCTTCGTTTCATCTTCCATccaatttttaacattttcaaactCATTCTGCAACGCAAGTAGCTTGTCGCTGATGTTTGCAACACTTGCAAGACCATAAGTATCACGACTTGGGAAGTACATAAGATCATCATGGCATGAACCATGTGACTCAGCAAAGTCATCAACGGAAGCATTTTCATGTCCCATTGCCACCCGTAAAAATGAGATCTCTTGCTCAATCAGAGCATTAGCCTGCAAAGCAACAATAAAATACAGAAAAGAAGTGAATAGGTATCAAAATATTTAAACCATAGTTACCCATAAAGGCAATACGATAAGAACAGATATCGCAATGGACACAATGAAGCAAATTTTCTGGAAAATAATGACATCAGCATAGATAATGAGGTTTAGGAAGCAGAAGCAAAGCCCATCAGAAACAGGGATAGAAAAGGTAGGCATAAATAGTCGTCAAAAAGATTAGAAAGCCACCTTAGATAAAGGAAAGATGTATAGAGAAGAATGCAATTATGCAAAACAATCCAAGAGAAATGAAGGCAGCAAGGTGCACGCAGAAACGCatctaataaaataaatgtTGACTTACTAACATTAGTTAGGGTGCAAATATTATTGATAACTAGGAAACATTCAAGGCAAATTAAAGCCACAAAGGAGGTCCAGAATGTAGGTGCAGGTGCcgcatttttccaaaaaaatgggTAATTGTGTGCATCTTTTTGAGATGCCATGCGTGTGTGTGCATCTTTTTGAGATGCCAtgcgtgtgtgtgcatgcatatataGATTGGCAGATAAATAGATATAGTGTTACACAGGTTTGGGGCGCAGATGTGACATTGTTtaattaataacaaaaacaaaatttggaaaggTACATGGTGAAAGCATGAAATATGACTTGCTCATAAGACTACGCTAATGTGTCTGCAAACTCATAACTGATTTGGCAATACCAGGTTTGAGCAAAAGCTGAATATAAAATGCACAGGTGCAACTTGACATGCAACACCTCGTGTAGGTGTCATGACGTCCTCAAAGAAATCATTTTAGACAGCAAGCAATAATTCCCCCAACTTAATTATGGTCATGATAAAGCAAAATGGTTTACAGGACAACAACGGGAACAATGTAACAACTATTAATCAATTGGTTCAAGAAAACAGGCAACAGTTTCTCACCAAAAAGAGACACCTATATCATTAAAGTACAACCTAGGCTCACTACGATACCTAGGCTTGACTGGTTGTCTAGGCCGGTCATTCATAAGCAGCTTGCCACAGGAAGTGCCTAGGCGATCGCTTACAtgctgtttggatggagagaaatagATGGACAGGAAAAGCAAAGACAACCAATCTTGTGTTTAGATAGTTAATTTTaaataaggaaaatgaaagggTTCAAAAAGTTGTGATTGGATAGGAGACAAAGGAAGATAAAGAAAACacaggagaggagaggagaaaacAGTGCATGGCCAATCcctccaaaaatgaaaagattagGAGGGAAAGGAGATTTCTTACAAATAACAATTTTACTATGGGAGACGTTTCAACTTTACAGCTCGGTGACTCTCCCAGAAGATGACCATGCAGGGGTGCATtctgcaatctctctctctctctctctctctctctcttcctgctcTGTGTTTTGTTGGAAACTAGCCTTTTGCCACAAAAGGGGCCACCATCGGGCATTACCAAGGGAAGACAATGCAAGAGGAGCTCAGGCAGGCCTCTTTCCCGTCTGATCTGTC from Nymphaea colorata isolate Beijing-Zhang1983 chromosome 6, ASM883128v2, whole genome shotgun sequence includes these protein-coding regions:
- the LOC116255475 gene encoding early nodulin-93-like produces the protein MTGSIPSELSKSWRARRESLLIPSPAEKPRLSFEQQRAFNTKQCTEEGVWAGLKAAAIAGAASAVPTLVGVRVIPWAKANLNYTAQALIISSAAIAAYFIVADKTILECARRNTQANFDKLK